In Vibrio gangliei, a single window of DNA contains:
- the typA gene encoding translational GTPase TypA — MTTPQIDKLRNIAIIAHVDHGKTTLVDKLLQQSGTLESRGEAEERVMDSNDIEKERGITILAKNTAINWNDYRINIVDTPGHADFGGEVERIMSMVDSVLLIVDAVDGPMPQTRFVTQKAFAHGLKPIVVINKIDRPGSRPDWVMDQVFDLFDNLGATDEQLDFQVVYASALNGWATLEEGETGENMEPLFQAIVDNVECPNVDIDGSLQMQISQLDYNSYVGVIGVARVTRGTVRPNQQVTIVGADGKKRNGKVGTVLGYLGLERHEVEQANAGDIIAITGLGELKISDTICDVNNVEPMTPLSVDEPTVTMTFQVNTSPFAGKEGKFVTSRNILERLEKELVHNVALRVEQTDNPDQFKVSGRGELHLSILIENMRREGFELAVSRPEVIIKEENGQLMEPYEKVTIDVLEEHQGGIMENIGIRKGELTDMAPDGKGRVRMDFDMPSRGLIGFQTEFLTLTSGSGLLYHTFDRYDAHKGGTIGQRNNGVLISNATGKALTYALFNLQDRGRLFAEHADEVYEGQVIGIHNRSNDLTVNCLKGKQLTNVRASGTDEAQTLSPAIKYTLEQALEFIDDDELVEVTPESIRIRKKFLTENDRKRAGRAAK; from the coding sequence ATGACTACTCCACAGATTGATAAGTTAAGAAATATCGCGATTATCGCGCACGTTGACCACGGCAAAACGACCTTGGTTGATAAGCTTTTACAACAATCGGGTACCCTTGAATCTCGTGGTGAAGCTGAAGAGCGCGTCATGGATTCAAATGACATCGAAAAAGAACGTGGTATTACCATCCTTGCGAAAAATACCGCAATTAACTGGAATGATTACCGCATCAACATCGTAGATACTCCAGGACACGCCGACTTCGGTGGTGAAGTTGAACGTATCATGTCGATGGTTGACTCTGTGCTTCTTATTGTTGACGCAGTTGATGGCCCAATGCCTCAAACTCGTTTCGTAACACAAAAAGCGTTCGCACACGGTTTGAAACCAATCGTTGTTATCAACAAAATCGACCGTCCAGGTTCTCGTCCTGATTGGGTTATGGATCAAGTGTTCGACTTATTCGACAACCTAGGTGCAACTGACGAACAGTTAGACTTCCAAGTGGTTTACGCTTCTGCGCTTAACGGTTGGGCGACGCTTGAAGAAGGCGAAACAGGCGAGAACATGGAACCACTATTCCAAGCTATCGTTGATAACGTTGAATGTCCAAATGTTGACATCGACGGTTCGCTACAAATGCAAATCTCTCAACTTGATTACAACTCTTACGTAGGTGTTATCGGTGTTGCTCGTGTAACTCGTGGTACGGTTCGTCCTAACCAACAAGTGACTATCGTTGGTGCTGATGGTAAAAAACGTAACGGTAAAGTAGGTACAGTGCTTGGTTACCTTGGCCTTGAGCGTCACGAAGTTGAGCAAGCTAACGCGGGTGACATCATTGCAATCACGGGTCTTGGTGAGCTAAAAATCTCTGACACCATCTGTGATGTAAACAACGTTGAGCCAATGACTCCTCTTTCTGTTGACGAACCAACAGTAACCATGACGTTCCAAGTAAACACTTCTCCGTTCGCGGGTAAAGAAGGTAAGTTCGTGACTTCACGTAACATTCTTGAGCGTCTAGAAAAAGAATTAGTACACAACGTAGCATTACGTGTTGAGCAAACCGATAACCCTGATCAGTTTAAAGTATCAGGTCGTGGTGAACTTCACCTTTCTATCTTGATCGAAAATATGCGTCGTGAAGGCTTTGAGCTTGCAGTATCACGTCCAGAAGTAATCATCAAAGAAGAAAACGGCCAATTAATGGAACCGTATGAGAAAGTGACTATCGACGTGTTGGAAGAACACCAAGGTGGCATCATGGAAAACATCGGTATCCGTAAAGGTGAACTGACTGACATGGCACCAGATGGTAAAGGCCGTGTACGTATGGACTTCGATATGCCTTCTCGTGGCTTGATCGGTTTCCAAACTGAATTCTTAACGTTAACTTCAGGTTCTGGTCTGCTTTATCATACATTTGATCGTTATGATGCACACAAAGGTGGCACTATCGGTCAACGTAACAATGGTGTGTTAATTTCTAACGCAACCGGTAAAGCGTTGACTTACGCACTGTTTAACCTTCAAGACCGTGGTCGTTTATTTGCAGAGCACGCGGATGAAGTTTATGAAGGCCAAGTTATCGGTATTCACAACCGTTCAAACGACTTAACCGTAAACTGTTTGAAAGGTAAGCAGCTAACGAACGTCCGTGCATCAGGTACAGATGAAGCTCAAACGCTATCTCCAGCAATCAAATACACGCTAGAGCAAGCACTTGAGTTCATTGATGATGACGAACTAGTAGAAGTGACACCTGAAAGTATTCGTATCCGTAAGAAGTTCCTAACGGAAAACGATCGTAAACGTGCAGGTCGTGCTGCTAAGTAA
- a CDS encoding bifunctional GNAT family N-acetyltransferase/hotdog fold thioesterase, with protein sequence MFKLVTPKTESDLQDYYHFRWQMLREPFHLPLGSERDEYDEMSEHRMIVDGRGRIMAVGRMYLTPNNEGQIRYMAVLPQHRGKGLGSLILVALESYALQEGAKRLVCNSRQDAISFYAKNGFESQGELSDEIGPVRHQQMLKRLKASANVSRRPDWCDELQKRWRQEIPICAAMGIRISQYTGYQFECSAPLNPNINPHETMFAGSIFTLTTLTGWGMAWLLMREKGLEADIILADSSVRFRAPVTQSPVAVTSLDGISGDLDRLMNGRRARIIVKVTVYSGDVAAVEFTGTYMLMTDFLGEAPVVR encoded by the coding sequence ATGTTTAAGTTAGTGACGCCAAAAACCGAATCTGACTTGCAGGATTATTATCATTTTCGTTGGCAAATGTTGCGAGAACCATTTCACCTTCCGCTCGGATCTGAGCGTGATGAATACGATGAAATGAGTGAGCATCGCATGATTGTCGATGGCCGCGGCCGCATTATGGCGGTGGGGCGTATGTATTTAACCCCGAATAATGAAGGTCAAATTCGTTATATGGCGGTATTGCCTCAGCATAGGGGGAAAGGTCTCGGCTCGCTGATTTTAGTGGCTCTGGAGTCGTATGCGCTGCAAGAAGGGGCTAAGCGATTAGTGTGTAACTCTCGTCAGGATGCGATCAGTTTTTATGCCAAAAATGGTTTTGAAAGCCAAGGTGAATTGAGTGACGAAATTGGTCCAGTAAGACACCAGCAAATGCTCAAGCGTTTAAAGGCCAGTGCCAATGTTTCTCGCCGACCAGATTGGTGTGATGAGTTGCAAAAGCGTTGGCGTCAAGAAATTCCAATTTGTGCCGCAATGGGGATTCGTATTAGCCAATACACTGGGTATCAATTTGAATGCTCCGCGCCGTTAAACCCGAATATTAACCCACATGAGACCATGTTCGCTGGGTCTATTTTTACCTTAACCACTTTGACTGGGTGGGGCATGGCGTGGCTATTGATGCGTGAGAAAGGTTTGGAAGCCGATATCATTTTGGCTGACAGTAGCGTTCGTTTTCGTGCTCCCGTGACACAAAGTCCGGTTGCCGTTACTTCTTTAGATGGGATTAGTGGCGATTTAGATCGCTTAATGAACGGACGCCGCGCTCGTATTATCGTGAAAGTGACGGTTTATAGTGGTGATGTGGCGGCGGTTGAGTTTACGGGGACTTATATGCTGATGACGGACTTTTTAGGGGAAGCCCCTGTCGTTCGTTAG
- a CDS encoding helix-turn-helix domain-containing protein, with protein MSKYSRALKCSIAKQYLQGESSSEELSRLHSIPSRQIRYWAQVFDIHGYQSFKPHGFAKTAQTKLQALKHMWTNGWSVSHTSAILNFSSPGTLSVWLKQYQRDGIQGLERNKGRPTMSKHPFIQDKHDDEKTLEELKEELAYLRAENAVLKKLEELEQEKRRRTKKKRK; from the coding sequence ATGTCCAAGTACAGTCGAGCATTGAAATGCTCTATTGCTAAACAATATCTACAAGGCGAGAGTTCATCTGAAGAGCTTTCTCGTCTTCATTCCATACCATCACGTCAAATACGTTACTGGGCACAAGTGTTTGATATTCATGGTTATCAGTCATTTAAACCTCATGGATTTGCGAAGACCGCACAGACCAAACTGCAAGCTTTAAAACACATGTGGACGAATGGTTGGTCTGTCAGTCACACTAGTGCGATATTGAATTTTTCGTCTCCTGGCACTCTCTCTGTTTGGCTCAAACAATATCAAAGAGATGGTATTCAGGGACTTGAGCGCAACAAAGGACGACCAACAATGAGTAAACACCCTTTTATTCAAGATAAGCACGATGATGAGAAAACACTTGAAGAGCTCAAAGAGGAGTTAGCGTACTTGCGAGCAGAGAACGCTGTCCTAAAAAAGTTAGAGGAGCTGGAACAGGAGAAACGTCGTCGAACAAAGAAAAAACGAAAGTAG
- a CDS encoding virulence factor BrkB family protein, with product MDKKISVCIHYLLYLKDRIVLDRLAVNAGYMAYISLLSLVPLMTVLVTALSKFPVFEGITEQIQEFVFLNFMPAAGDAVKNALNTFISNTSSMTAIGGAFVFITAMMLISNIDKNLNYIWRVKRKRRLVYSFSMYWMVLTLGPILMGASLALSSYITSEQYLSKEVVSGIYRILPVLLSMSAFVGLYMLVPNIKVKLHHACAGALVAGLLFELSKKGFAIYITTFPSYQLIYGALAAIPILFVWIFLCWFIVLVGAEVTASLGEREHWYNDEPYHPLRHVVEKVKGKGNDS from the coding sequence ATGGATAAAAAAATCAGCGTATGTATTCATTATCTGCTGTATTTAAAAGATAGAATCGTACTGGATCGTTTAGCGGTCAATGCCGGTTACATGGCCTACATTTCTTTACTTTCATTGGTGCCGTTGATGACGGTGTTGGTGACTGCGCTTTCAAAATTTCCTGTGTTTGAAGGCATCACCGAGCAAATTCAAGAGTTCGTGTTCTTAAACTTCATGCCTGCCGCGGGGGATGCCGTAAAAAATGCGCTCAACACGTTTATCTCTAATACGTCGAGCATGACCGCCATTGGGGGTGCTTTCGTCTTTATCACTGCCATGATGTTGATTTCAAACATAGATAAAAATCTGAACTACATCTGGCGAGTCAAACGTAAACGCCGCTTGGTGTATTCTTTCTCTATGTATTGGATGGTGCTCACCTTGGGGCCGATTCTGATGGGGGCGAGCTTAGCATTAAGCTCATACATCACCTCTGAGCAGTACTTAAGCAAAGAAGTGGTGAGTGGCATTTATCGAATTTTACCGGTGCTACTTTCCATGTCGGCGTTTGTCGGCTTGTACATGCTCGTACCTAACATTAAAGTGAAACTGCATCATGCTTGTGCAGGTGCCTTAGTGGCCGGTCTGTTGTTTGAGTTGTCGAAGAAAGGCTTTGCTATATACATCACTACTTTTCCTTCTTATCAGTTAATTTATGGTGCTTTGGCGGCGATTCCAATATTGTTCGTCTGGATTTTTTTGTGTTGGTTCATTGTATTAGTGGGCGCTGAAGTAACCGCGAGCTTAGGTGAACGAGAGCATTGGTATAATGATGAGCCTTATCATCCATTAAGGCATGTTGTTGAAAAAGTGAAAGGAAAAGGGAACGATTCGTGA
- the glnA gene encoding glutamate--ammonia ligase yields the protein MSVENVLSLITENEVKFVDLRFTDTKGKEQHISIPAHQVDADFFEDGKMFDGSSVAGWKGINESDMVMMPDASSAVLDPFTEDATLNIRCDILEPATMQGYDRDPRSIAKRAEDYMRSTGIADTVLVGPEPEFFLFDDIKYGNDISGAFFKIDDVEAAWNTGTSYEEGNKGHRPGVKGGYFPVAPVDSSQDIRSAMCLIMEEMGLVVEAHHHEVATAGQNEIACRFNTLTEKADEIQIYKYVVHNVAHAYGKTATFMPKPLVGDNGSGMHVHQSLAKDGVNLFAGDKYGGLSELALYYIGGIIKHARAINAFANPSTNSYKRLVPGFEAPVMLAYSARNRSASIRIPVVPSPKARRIEARFPDPAANPYLAFAALLMAGLDGIKNKIHPGDAMDKDLYDLPAEEAAEIPKVAESLEIALKALDEDREFLTAGGVFSDDFINSYISLKSKDVERVNMATHPLEFELYYSV from the coding sequence ATGTCAGTAGAAAATGTTCTATCTCTGATCACAGAAAACGAAGTTAAATTTGTTGATTTACGCTTTACCGATACCAAAGGTAAAGAGCAACACATTTCAATCCCTGCACACCAAGTAGATGCTGACTTCTTTGAAGACGGTAAAATGTTCGATGGTTCTTCAGTTGCTGGCTGGAAAGGCATTAACGAATCAGACATGGTAATGATGCCAGACGCATCAAGCGCAGTTCTTGACCCATTCACAGAAGACGCAACGCTAAACATCCGTTGTGACATTCTTGAGCCTGCAACGATGCAAGGTTACGATCGCGATCCACGTTCAATCGCAAAACGTGCGGAAGATTACATGCGTTCTACTGGCATTGCAGACACCGTTCTTGTGGGTCCAGAACCAGAATTCTTCCTATTTGATGACATCAAATACGGCAACGACATTTCTGGCGCATTCTTCAAAATTGATGACGTAGAAGCCGCTTGGAACACAGGCACATCATACGAAGAAGGCAACAAAGGCCACCGTCCTGGTGTGAAAGGTGGTTACTTCCCAGTTGCTCCAGTGGATTCTTCACAAGATATCCGTTCTGCAATGTGTTTAATCATGGAAGAAATGGGGCTTGTGGTTGAAGCTCATCACCACGAAGTAGCAACCGCGGGCCAAAACGAAATCGCATGTCGTTTCAACACGCTAACTGAAAAAGCGGATGAAATTCAAATCTACAAGTATGTGGTTCATAACGTAGCGCACGCTTACGGCAAAACAGCGACTTTCATGCCTAAGCCACTGGTTGGCGACAACGGTTCTGGTATGCACGTTCACCAATCTCTAGCAAAAGACGGTGTAAACCTATTTGCGGGTGACAAGTACGGCGGTCTATCTGAACTCGCTCTTTACTACATCGGTGGTATCATCAAGCACGCGCGTGCAATCAACGCCTTTGCTAACCCATCGACTAACTCGTACAAGCGTCTAGTCCCAGGGTTTGAAGCACCTGTTATGCTTGCATACTCTGCACGTAACCGTTCTGCATCTATCCGTATCCCAGTGGTACCAAGCCCGAAAGCGCGTCGTATCGAAGCTCGCTTCCCAGATCCAGCAGCAAACCCATACCTAGCGTTTGCGGCACTGCTAATGGCAGGTCTTGACGGTATTAAGAACAAGATCCACCCTGGTGATGCCATGGATAAAGACTTGTACGATCTACCAGCAGAAGAAGCAGCTGAGATTCCAAAAGTAGCAGAATCTCTAGAAATCGCACTGAAAGCGCTAGATGAAGATCGTGAGTTCTTAACCGCTGGTGGCGTGTTCTCTGATGACTTCATCAACTCTTACATCAGCTTGAAATCAAAAGATGTAGAGCGCGTGAACATGGCGACTCACCCACTAGAGTTTGAATTGTACTACTCTGTATAA
- a CDS encoding AsmA family protein, translating into MRKLLAIVVGLLSLVVIALSASYSALHTKYAAQVVNTALEYVYDGQVQVRGVTYSYQEPHHIQLDGVLIKRQDNSSTLIEQMDIWLGDQIWAENKIQIDNVVIDGVKLQSGWPKMTLPRYMQLNQLSIANIDFANQGWVARDVNIQIKQPKHRDAPLLPFYGEIQLSADQLYWQGEALDKVYLDVDITPTHTTFYDIRFQWRQGQFAAQATKKQTETEWQLPRVSITGLRLQQNDLDSISKASLNWFDHIPMLIDDLTISESSIETSLLSANNIKLNANDLRLPLQVWQQRDTSVFATADNMSLLGQAIQSPAMDISLQPDTVNIRDISLEMLQGNLHLQGTLTPTSLNLAQLNINNMKWFPTPETKQHVADYLQQLENIEAKMVTINNVQFIDLTTTPAKQASGLSIEGDNIEIKKDKHWGLWRGKLTVSASNATYDNVTSKNPIVSMHSKEGHFWLDKLFIPLENGLVKGTADMAFNQTSQPWNVNLEASGIPLRFFSRWFDLPLHLDGITDFTVKGEGLYGDELIFNHSVTGKLDASVTRATSEDDFQTLWLRNQGIKVEPLVPPQDETSLSTEQDAKENAKAKSQANQKKDAQPVTISDIHLVADRGRLSLKPFSIDGKDFSAHFGGEYDFLFPEKGNLQYRLEGQCQALIFNLLGDRNSVQVENDCR; encoded by the coding sequence ATGAGAAAACTGCTTGCCATTGTTGTCGGCTTACTGTCATTAGTGGTAATTGCGCTATCCGCGTCTTATTCTGCTCTGCACACAAAATATGCGGCACAAGTCGTTAACACTGCGCTGGAATACGTTTATGACGGTCAAGTCCAGGTGCGAGGTGTCACATACTCCTATCAAGAACCCCATCATATTCAACTTGATGGCGTGTTAATCAAACGCCAAGACAATTCATCGACCTTAATCGAACAAATGGATATTTGGCTGGGTGACCAAATCTGGGCTGAAAATAAGATTCAAATCGATAATGTGGTTATCGATGGAGTTAAATTACAAAGCGGCTGGCCCAAAATGACGTTACCTCGTTATATGCAATTGAACCAGCTCTCTATCGCCAATATTGATTTTGCCAACCAAGGCTGGGTCGCTCGAGATGTAAATATTCAAATCAAACAACCGAAGCATCGTGATGCCCCTTTATTACCGTTTTATGGCGAGATTCAATTATCTGCTGACCAACTGTATTGGCAAGGTGAAGCCTTAGATAAAGTGTATTTGGATGTCGACATCACCCCAACACATACCACTTTTTACGATATTCGCTTCCAATGGCGACAAGGCCAATTTGCGGCTCAAGCAACCAAAAAACAAACCGAAACTGAATGGCAATTACCGCGAGTGTCCATCACAGGGCTACGTTTGCAGCAAAATGATTTAGACAGCATCAGCAAAGCCAGTCTGAATTGGTTCGACCACATTCCTATGCTGATCGATGATTTAACCATCAGTGAATCGAGCATAGAAACCTCGCTATTGAGTGCCAATAACATCAAATTAAATGCCAATGACTTACGTCTGCCTTTACAGGTTTGGCAACAGCGTGATACCTCAGTCTTCGCCACTGCGGACAACATGAGCCTTTTAGGACAAGCAATTCAATCCCCAGCGATGGATATCAGCCTACAGCCCGATACGGTCAATATTCGAGATATTTCTTTAGAAATGTTGCAAGGTAATTTACACCTGCAAGGCACCCTAACCCCAACCAGCTTGAACCTCGCTCAGCTGAATATCAACAACATGAAATGGTTTCCAACCCCTGAAACGAAACAGCATGTGGCCGATTACTTGCAACAGTTGGAAAACATTGAAGCTAAGATGGTCACCATCAATAATGTACAGTTTATCGACCTGACTACCACTCCGGCCAAACAAGCCAGTGGTTTAAGCATTGAAGGTGACAACATCGAGATCAAAAAGGATAAGCACTGGGGACTATGGCGCGGCAAATTAACCGTCAGCGCTTCCAATGCCACCTACGATAACGTCACCAGCAAAAACCCGATTGTCAGTATGCACAGTAAAGAGGGGCATTTCTGGCTAGATAAACTGTTTATACCGCTCGAAAATGGCTTAGTAAAAGGCACGGCGGATATGGCTTTCAATCAAACCAGTCAACCATGGAATGTCAACCTTGAAGCCTCTGGCATTCCACTGCGCTTTTTCTCGCGTTGGTTTGATCTGCCTCTTCATCTCGATGGCATTACCGACTTTACGGTCAAAGGTGAAGGCTTATATGGCGATGAGTTGATTTTTAATCACAGCGTGACCGGTAAGTTAGACGCGAGTGTGACTCGAGCCACCAGCGAAGATGACTTCCAAACCTTATGGCTGCGTAATCAAGGAATAAAGGTTGAACCGTTAGTGCCACCACAAGACGAAACATCGTTATCAACAGAGCAAGACGCGAAAGAAAACGCCAAGGCGAAGTCTCAAGCTAACCAGAAAAAAGACGCCCAACCGGTGACCATCAGTGACATTCATTTAGTCGCCGACCGTGGCCGTTTATCGCTCAAGCCTTTTAGTATTGATGGCAAAGATTTTTCTGCTCATTTCGGTGGAGAGTACGATTTCTTATTTCCCGAGAAAGGCAATTTACAATATCGATTAGAAGGTCAATGCCAAGCGCTCATATTCAACTTACTTGGCGATAGAAATTCAGTACAAGTTGAGAACGATTGCCGCTAA
- the hslO gene encoding Hsp33 family molecular chaperone HslO encodes MANNLLHRYLFEDLSVRGELVQLDTAYQQILANKDYPQPIQTILGELLVATSLLTATLKFEGSITLQLQGDGPVSLVVINGDHDQKLRGVARYKGQIDPEASLHDLIGKGHLVITISPNKGERYQGVVGLEGDSLAEILEGYFERSEQLKTRLWIRTGEHQGQAHAAGMMLQIMPDGTGSADDFDHLEKLTETIKNEELFSLEANEVLYRLYNQEKVQLFTPHPVEFFCGCSRERSAGAIATVAKEELDDILATDGEVALHCDYCGTTYSFDAAQVDEIVTAAKKNLH; translated from the coding sequence ATGGCAAATAACCTTTTGCACCGCTATTTATTCGAAGATTTGTCTGTACGTGGCGAGCTAGTTCAACTCGATACGGCTTATCAACAAATTCTTGCTAATAAGGATTACCCGCAGCCAATTCAAACGATTCTTGGCGAATTGTTAGTGGCCACCAGCTTATTAACCGCCACTCTAAAATTTGAAGGTTCTATTACTTTGCAACTGCAAGGTGACGGCCCAGTCTCTTTAGTGGTGATTAATGGCGATCACGACCAAAAATTACGTGGTGTGGCTCGCTACAAAGGCCAAATCGATCCGGAAGCCAGCTTGCACGATTTAATTGGCAAAGGTCACTTAGTGATCACTATTTCACCGAATAAAGGCGAACGCTACCAAGGTGTGGTTGGTCTTGAAGGCGATAGCTTAGCGGAAATTTTAGAAGGCTATTTTGAGCGTTCTGAACAGCTAAAAACGCGCCTATGGATCCGTACGGGTGAGCATCAAGGTCAAGCTCATGCTGCTGGTATGATGCTGCAGATCATGCCAGATGGCACAGGTTCTGCCGATGATTTCGACCACCTAGAAAAGCTGACCGAAACAATTAAAAACGAAGAGCTATTTTCACTGGAAGCCAACGAAGTGTTGTATCGTTTATACAACCAAGAAAAAGTGCAGTTATTCACACCACATCCAGTTGAGTTCTTCTGCGGTTGTTCTCGTGAACGTAGCGCAGGTGCGATCGCTACCGTGGCCAAAGAAGAGTTAGATGACATTCTCGCCACCGATGGTGAAGTGGCCTTACATTGCGATTATTGTGGCACCACTTACTCTTTTGATGCGGCTCAAGTGGATGAAATCGTCACGGCTGCGAAGAAAAACCTACATTAA
- the dtd gene encoding D-aminoacyl-tRNA deacylase, with protein MIALIQRVSEASVKVEGQIVGQIDKGLLVLLGVEKGDDEAKAKRLTERVLGYRIFEDEQGKMNLNVKQAGGDVLVVSQFTLPADTKKGMRPSFSKGADPAEAERLYECFSDYCRQANVRTENGRFAQDMKVALVNDGPVTFWLQV; from the coding sequence GTGATTGCTTTGATTCAAAGGGTCAGTGAGGCCAGCGTAAAAGTTGAAGGTCAGATTGTCGGGCAAATTGATAAAGGTTTACTTGTTTTGCTTGGCGTTGAAAAAGGTGACGATGAAGCCAAAGCGAAAAGGCTGACCGAGCGCGTGCTAGGTTATCGCATTTTTGAAGATGAACAGGGCAAAATGAATCTGAATGTGAAGCAAGCGGGTGGTGATGTGCTGGTGGTTTCTCAGTTTACTTTGCCAGCAGACACCAAAAAAGGCATGCGTCCAAGTTTTTCGAAGGGCGCAGATCCTGCGGAAGCTGAACGTTTGTATGAGTGTTTTTCCGATTATTGTCGCCAAGCGAATGTGCGTACCGAAAATGGCCGTTTTGCCCAAGATATGAAAGTGGCATTAGTGAATGACGGCCCCGTCACGTTCTGGTTACAAGTCTAA
- the pckA gene encoding phosphoenolpyruvate carboxykinase (ATP), translated as MTVMDQATLAPTTTLDLSAYGISNVTDIVRNPSYEQLFAEETKAELTGYEKGIVTELGAVSVDTGIFTGRSPKDKYIVKDEVTKDTLWWSDQGKNDNKPITPEVWKELKSLVTKQLSNKRLFVGDCFCGANPESRLKVRVITEVAWQAHFVKNMFIRPSEAELEDFTPDFVVMNGAKTTNPNWKEQGLNSENFVAFNLTERIQIIGGTWYGGEMKKGMFAMMNYLLPLKGMASMHCSANVGEKGDVAIFFGLSGTGKTTLSTDPKRQLIGDDEHGWDDDGVFNFEGGCYAKTIKLSKEAEPDIYHAIRRDALLENVSVTPEGKIDFDDGSKTENTRVSYPIYHIDNIVKPVSKAGHAQKVIFLTADAFGVLPPVSKLTPEQTKYHFLSGFTAKLAGTERGITEPTPTFSAAFGAAFLTLHPTQYAEVLVKRMEAAGAEAYLVNTGWNGSGKRISIQDTRGIIDAILDGSIDHAETKVIPTFNLEVPTSLPNVDASILDPRDTYENAEQWQAKADELAQLFIKNFAQYTDNEEGKALVKAGPQLD; from the coding sequence ATGACTGTTATGGATCAGGCTACTCTTGCACCTACAACTACGTTAGATCTATCTGCTTACGGTATCAGCAACGTGACTGATATTGTTCGCAACCCAAGCTACGAACAACTCTTTGCCGAAGAAACCAAAGCCGAATTAACTGGCTATGAAAAAGGTATCGTGACGGAATTAGGCGCGGTTTCTGTCGACACTGGCATCTTTACTGGCCGCTCACCTAAAGACAAATACATCGTCAAAGATGAGGTCACCAAAGATACGCTGTGGTGGTCTGATCAAGGTAAAAACGATAATAAACCCATCACTCCTGAGGTTTGGAAAGAGCTGAAATCATTGGTCACCAAGCAATTATCAAATAAACGTTTATTTGTGGGTGATTGCTTCTGTGGCGCTAACCCAGAATCTCGCTTAAAAGTCCGGGTTATTACCGAGGTCGCTTGGCAAGCACACTTCGTAAAAAACATGTTTATCCGCCCAAGTGAAGCGGAATTAGAAGATTTCACTCCGGACTTTGTGGTCATGAATGGTGCGAAAACCACCAATCCAAACTGGAAAGAACAAGGTCTCAATTCAGAAAACTTTGTGGCATTTAACCTCACCGAACGCATTCAAATCATCGGTGGTACTTGGTACGGCGGTGAGATGAAAAAAGGCATGTTCGCGATGATGAACTACCTGTTACCACTGAAAGGCATGGCGTCAATGCACTGTTCTGCCAATGTTGGTGAAAAAGGCGATGTCGCGATTTTCTTTGGCCTTTCTGGCACAGGTAAAACCACCCTTTCGACCGATCCAAAACGCCAATTAATCGGTGATGATGAGCACGGTTGGGATGACGATGGCGTATTCAACTTTGAAGGCGGCTGTTACGCCAAAACCATCAAGCTATCGAAAGAAGCCGAGCCAGATATTTACCATGCGATTCGTCGTGACGCATTGCTAGAAAATGTGTCAGTCACGCCAGAGGGTAAAATCGATTTCGATGATGGGTCAAAAACCGAAAACACCCGCGTGTCTTACCCGATTTATCATATCGATAATATCGTTAAGCCGGTATCCAAAGCCGGTCACGCACAAAAAGTGATTTTCTTAACCGCGGATGCCTTTGGTGTGTTGCCCCCAGTGTCTAAATTGACACCAGAGCAAACCAAATACCATTTCTTATCTGGCTTTACTGCCAAGTTAGCGGGGACAGAACGTGGCATTACCGAACCAACGCCAACCTTCTCAGCCGCCTTTGGCGCCGCTTTCTTAACTTTGCACCCAACCCAATACGCGGAAGTGTTAGTCAAACGCATGGAAGCAGCGGGCGCGGAAGCCTACCTAGTTAACACTGGTTGGAACGGCAGTGGTAAACGTATTTCGATTCAAGATACTCGTGGCATTATCGATGCAATCTTAGATGGTTCAATTGATCATGCAGAAACCAAGGTGATCCCAACCTTTAACCTTGAAGTACCCACTTCGCTTCCGAACGTAGATGCCAGCATTTTGGATCCTAGGGATACCTATGAAAATGCCGAGCAATGGCAAGCCAAAGCGGATGAGCTCGCACAATTGTTCATTAAGAACTTTGCTCAATATACTGATAACGAGGAAGGTAAAGCATTAGTCAAAGCTGGCCCTCAACTGGACTAA